A single genomic interval of Nerophis ophidion isolate RoL-2023_Sa linkage group LG11, RoL_Noph_v1.0, whole genome shotgun sequence harbors:
- the glrx3 gene encoding glutaredoxin 3: MANLVEAKTQSDFEGILAKAGKRLTVVHFQAAWAPQCSLMNEVMAELAKEHTHSTFVQLEAEAVPEVSEKYEIASVPTFLFFKGGEQVDRLDGAHAPELTKKVQRLASAGEPESGPTDLNQRLNKLINAAPCMLFMKGSAHEPRCGFSRQIVALLKEHDVQFSSFDILSDEEVRQGLKTFSNWPTYPQLYVNGELIGGLDIVKELAESGELENTCPKAVTLEHRLKAAINRSPVVLFMKGSKEAARCGFSRQILEILNGTGVDYDTFDILEDEEVRQGLKTYSNWPTYPQIYVKGELIGGLDIVKELKESGELVSVLTGDS, from the coding sequence ATGGCGAACCTAGTTGAGGCGAAGACTCAGTCGGACTTTGAGGGGATCCTCGCCAAAGCCGGCAAACGACTAACGGTGGTGCACTTCCAGGCGGCATGGGCTCCTCAGTGCAGCCTAATGAACGAAGTGATGGCCGAGCTGGCTAAAGAACACACTCACAGCACATTCGTCCAACTGGAGGCGGAAGCGGTGCCGGAGGTGTCTGAGAAGTACGAAATCGCCTCGGTGCCAACTTTCCTTTTTTTCAAAGGAGGGGAACAAGTGGACCGGCTGGACGGAGCCCACGCTCCCGAGCTGACCAAGAAGGTGCAGCGTTTGGCCTCGGCGGGTGAGCCTGAAAGCGGCCCTACTGACCTGAACCAGCGGCTGAACAAGCTGATCAACGCGGCCCCCTGCATGCTCTTCATGAAAGGCTCAGCGCATGAGCCTCGCTGCGGCTTCAGCCGGCAGATCGTTGCCCTCCTTAAGGAACACGACGTCCAGTTCAGCAGTTTCGACATCCTGTCCGACGAGGAGGTCCGACAGGGTCTGAAGACCTTCTCGAACTGGCCCACCTACCCTCAGCTGTACGTCAACGGCGAGCTCATAGGGGGACTGGACATCGTCAAGGAGCTGGCCGAGTCCGGCGAGCTGGAGAACACCTGCCCGAAAGCGGTCACCCTTGAGCACCGTCTCAAGGCGGCGATCAACCGGAGCCCCGTCGTGCTCTTCATGAAGGGCAGCAAGGAGGCGGCGCGGTGCGGCTTCAGTCGGCAGATCCTGGAGATCCTGAACGGCACCGGCGTGGATTATGACACGTTTGACATCCTGGAGGACGAGGAGGTACGACAGGGTCTCAAGACTTACTCCAACTGGCCCACCTACCCGCAGATTTACGTGAAGGGGGAGCTCATCGGGGGTTTGGACATTGTCAAAGAGCTGAAGGAGAGCGGGGAGCTCGTGTCTGTGCTTACGGGGGACTCATAG